One Mycobacterium sp. SMC-4 DNA window includes the following coding sequences:
- a CDS encoding class I SAM-dependent methyltransferase: MTDKHTVDLSGVSETALMTLKVRASEAARPDGLIDDPMAVALVDSIDYDFAKFGFTRRQDMAVRAKLFDKHTRRYLVDHPRATVVALAEGLQTSFYRIDAPGPGPDVGHDFGWLTVDLPPMIELRRKLLPQSDRVQLCAQSALDFSWMDRVDPAEGVFITAEGLLMYLPPTDAMALIRACAKRFPGGQMIFDLPPSGFAALTRRGLRTSRRYRVPPMPFTLSVAEAADLVYTVAGVRAVHDLPIERARGRLLNGLVWAVQRVPLLDPVRPLTLLLEFG; the protein is encoded by the coding sequence ATGACCGACAAACACACCGTCGACCTGAGCGGGGTCTCCGAAACCGCGTTGATGACGCTGAAGGTGCGCGCCAGTGAGGCCGCCCGCCCCGACGGGCTGATCGATGACCCGATGGCCGTCGCGCTCGTCGACTCGATCGACTACGACTTCGCGAAGTTCGGTTTCACCCGCCGCCAGGACATGGCGGTGCGGGCCAAGTTGTTCGACAAGCACACCCGGCGCTACCTCGTCGACCATCCCAGGGCGACTGTGGTTGCGCTGGCCGAGGGGCTGCAGACCAGCTTCTACCGGATCGACGCACCGGGACCCGGCCCCGACGTCGGCCACGACTTCGGTTGGCTCACCGTCGATCTGCCTCCGATGATCGAGTTGCGGCGCAAGCTGTTACCGCAATCGGATCGGGTGCAGCTGTGCGCGCAGTCGGCGCTGGACTTCAGCTGGATGGACCGGGTCGACCCGGCCGAGGGCGTGTTCATCACCGCCGAGGGCCTGTTGATGTATCTGCCGCCGACTGATGCGATGGCCCTGATCCGAGCGTGCGCGAAGCGTTTCCCGGGCGGACAGATGATCTTCGATCTGCCGCCGTCGGGATTCGCTGCGCTGACGCGGCGCGGCCTGCGCACCTCGCGGCGCTACCGGGTGCCGCCGATGCCGTTCACGTTGTCGGTGGCCGAGGCGGCCGACCTGGTGTACACGGTGGCCGGGGTGCGCGCGGTGCACGATCTGCCGATCGAGCGGGCCCGCGGCCGGCTGCTCAACGGCCTGGTCTGGGCTGTGCAACGGGTACCCCTGCTCGACCCGGTCCGGCCGCTGACACTGTTGCTGGAGTTCGGCTGA
- a CDS encoding GntR family transcriptional regulator — protein MAELGDWVRVDPQAARPLFDQLRTQIIEGIRDGHLAAGTRLPTVRELAGDMDLAVNTVARAYRELEAAGILETRGRFGTFVARSDPADAAMATAASTYVSAARALGVDRDAALRYVAAAFG, from the coding sequence GTGGCCGAATTGGGGGATTGGGTACGCGTGGATCCGCAGGCGGCCAGGCCATTGTTCGACCAGCTGCGCACCCAGATCATCGAGGGGATTCGGGACGGGCACCTCGCTGCCGGCACCCGGTTGCCGACGGTGCGTGAGCTGGCCGGTGACATGGACCTGGCGGTGAACACGGTGGCCCGTGCGTACCGGGAACTGGAAGCTGCCGGAATTTTGGAGACCAGGGGGCGTTTCGGGACGTTCGTGGCCCGTTCGGATCCGGCCGACGCCGCGATGGCGACCGCCGCCAGCACGTATGTGTCGGCGGCGCGGGCCCTCGGCGTGGACCGGGACGCGGCGTTGCGCTACGTGGCAGCCGCGTTCGGCTGA
- a CDS encoding NAD-dependent deacylase, producing MRVTVFSGAGMSAESGVPTFRDAETGLWAKVDPYEISSSEGWRANPDKVWAWYLWRHHLMGAVAPNDGHRAVAAWEDYADVHVVTQNVDNLHERAGSRHVHHVHGSLFEFHCDRCKTAYAGPIPDMAEPVESVEPPRCRCGGLIRPNVVWFGEPLPDEAWERSLEAVVHADLLIVVGTSSVVYPAAGLPELAVANGTPVIEVNPEPTPLSESATVSLREKAAAALPGLLQRLPSLFD from the coding sequence ATGCGGGTGACGGTGTTCAGCGGCGCCGGGATGTCGGCCGAGAGCGGGGTACCGACCTTCCGCGATGCCGAGACCGGGCTGTGGGCCAAGGTCGACCCGTACGAGATCTCCAGCTCAGAAGGCTGGCGGGCGAACCCCGACAAGGTGTGGGCCTGGTATCTGTGGCGCCACCACCTGATGGGCGCTGTCGCTCCCAACGACGGACACCGTGCGGTCGCGGCGTGGGAGGACTATGCCGACGTGCACGTCGTCACCCAGAACGTCGACAACCTGCACGAGCGCGCCGGCAGCCGCCACGTCCATCACGTGCATGGAAGCTTGTTCGAATTCCATTGTGACCGTTGCAAAACCGCGTATGCCGGTCCGATTCCCGATATGGCGGAGCCGGTCGAGTCAGTCGAACCCCCGCGCTGTCGCTGTGGCGGGCTGATCCGGCCGAACGTGGTGTGGTTCGGCGAACCGCTTCCCGACGAGGCATGGGAACGCTCGCTGGAGGCCGTGGTGCACGCCGATCTGCTCATCGTGGTGGGGACGTCCTCGGTGGTCTATCCCGCTGCCGGGCTGCCCGAACTGGCGGTGGCCAACGGCACGCCGGTGATCGAGGTCAACCCCGAGCCGACGCCGTTGTCCGAAAGTGCCACGGTGTCCTTGCGCGAGAAGGCCGCCGCCGCGCTGCCTGGGCTGCTGCAACGGCTGCCGTCGCTGTTCGACTGA